The DNA sequence ttattttaaaaatccggcTGCGAATATGACTGTGTTGTATTCACATGGGAACGCTGCTGATCTGGGTCAGATGTACGATTTGTTCGCTCAGCTCAGTATCCATCTTCGAGTCAACTTGTTCGGGTCAGTCAAATCAAGTTGTCCGCTGTTATTTTCAGCGGATACCCTGTGTGTCCGCGTAAAAACACGCGGAAAGACATGGTGTCCGCGGATATTTTCtgcggatacttaaaaaaatttccTTTTGTCCCATCCGTTGGATCGTcaatccaacggctgggacacaGTGTGTTGTGTAAACGTTCCTTGACAATCaattgtcagggaacaggaccctttTACTTATTGTCAGTGTCCTCGAGGAAAGCTAGAATATTGGCAGAGGATGCCCTTTTTTACCCATCTATGATGTCCGGGACATACTACTCTTTTGAGCATTTGTTAGGGAATTTGTTCGGTGTAGCGGAGTTGTAATCTTCCTATTAATGATTGTGACAGCTTTTATTGCTTTGCTGTATACTCGGTTCGTCCCTCTAGACCAATCTTTTCTGCTATGTTTTTGTGAAAGTAGGAGTTAGTATATATCAATCTgacaaaaatatatagataattaAGAAACAAATGTCAGTGGAGACTTTAATGAACAAATTGACTCTTGCATGAAGATACAAGAGTATATGATTTGAAATTTCTaaatatcttcaaaaatttccTTCTCCTTTACAGGTTTAAATTTTTACTCACTATGCAGTGgcaaaataattttgttaatacatAAATGCTTAAATGGAGTAGAACACTGACAATATGAGGTTTCTTTGTTACCTTCATGACACTGTGGGCTTTTACCTATCTGTCTCTACTATTGTgattttataatacaatattctAAAAGACTAATTATGTATTGTTTAatgtttatttttaagattaaattggttgtaattcatttgtttgtatgtatattttttgaatatggAAGTAGATAATGTAAGGCAATGGTTATTAGTTAGTTAGTTTCCTATTATCAATAAGTTCTTAAAATAGATGAAAGAAccctgatgaaaaccaagcatcaGGCAACAACAGAATCTGCAGGGATTACGGGCGATTCTTGGAGCACCATTGAAGATAAAGCTAAACTTCTTAATGCAAAGTTGCCATTGGTAAttcatacatatattatatagacTAATTGCCTGCAATGTCAGGCATCAACCGAAACTTTGGTCAGACAAGTGACAACACCACCTTTAGAACATTCTGGTGAGAGTTTTATATACTTTTCGGTTTGCTAACATGTATTAACATTGTGTATGTTATATGAAATTCATTCATGTTCTTATGTTATCAATTTCGTGTTCCTAATTTCTGACGTGATCTGGCCGAAATATAATTTGAGTGATAATCATAATTTGCAGTGAAATTTATGCCACTAGGATAGAATGATAGAACGATACATTATTGCTACTGATTTAAAACATCAGAACATCTACAATATACAACCATGGAATTTAATTGATTGTGCCTTAGTCGTAAAAGTGTAATTATAAACCTAGGTATGTATATGTTTATCTTCTATCTTCTATCTATATAATAGTTGCTGAACTCTGTTTTGCACAGTACTTCTGCCTTTTAAGTTTGTCCCCCCAGTTTTCAGCTTATTTACAACAGATGCCATTCACCCAAATGCAACGTGTGATAGTTGatatatttatcaataaaaaattaacactAACACTTTATTATTGAAGCTTACTAAGAAAGCTTCCACTCTCTCCCTCCTCTAGACGGTACTTTCTTCTAACTTGcttaattcaaatttcaaaacttgGAAATCAAAATCGAACATATCTCTCTCTGCTGAGTGCTTCTTTTCTATTGTTTAGATCTCTAATGACGTCTTTGTATCTCAATTGCAGTTTAAAACTTGGACAATGAAGTGTTTGATGATGTGTCATAACGAAAAGTATTGGTAGTCAAATTCTTTCTATAagtattttctttataagcaTTTTGAAGTAATGTTTTAGCTATTAAATTTAGATACATGTGATggttaattgcttgattttatgtttttcaattatttgtgtatatattggATTATATGTATTAGCTACTTCATTGTATTTTCAGGTTTAAAATGATTCTCTGTCAATTATACTCTAATAATATAAGTTTGCCTTATTTTAGGTAATGTGATTTGCTTTAGTTTGCAGTAATCTTGCGGCTCCATAGTTCTTCAAATGAATTTTTGATATTTGGACAATATATACATGTGCTTTCAGTTGGAACTCTTGTGGGAGATATAGCTTTGTGGGAAGTGGATTCTGGCAAGATGGCCCTACGACCTCCGCTGCCATGGGACACTGAATCACTTTCGCCAGAATTATTGGTGTGTTTGTTCTTCAGTTAAGTTTAACTATCAGTTGATAGTTAATTATTATACGAGACTGAATATTTTGTGGTATTCAGTTAGCATTTGAAGAAGCTTCAATCTCAGTATGTCGTGTAAGATGGAACCAGGATGGAACTTTATTTGGTGATCTCAACACCTTCCTTTAATTTGAAGTAGATAGAAGATGAATTGCTGATCTCTAAAATTTCTAATCTCTtacaaattttgtttattatgacaatatatataataatttgcaGGAGTTGCATACTCAAAGCACATTATTCAGCTCTATTCCTGTCCTGGTACTGGGAAAATTGTGCGACATAAAGAGGTCAGTAGAAACTGTACTGATTCTCTAAAGCATTGATGAGCGTACCTTCAATATATTTCCttttattcttgattgtcaacacTCAGAGATTTGCATGTTAAATAGTAGCATTAGGGAAAAGAAATACTCCATATACCACAAGAAGAGTCCCAAAATTTCAATGCTCTATTCCTGTCCTGGTACTGGGAAAATTGTGCGACATAAAGAGGTCAGTAGAAACTGTACTGATTCTCTAAAGCATTGATGAGCGTACCTTCAATATATTTCCttttattcttgattgtcaacacTCAGAGATTTGCATGTTAAATAGTAGCATTAGGGAAAAGAAATACTCCATATACCACAAGAAGAGTCCCAAAATTTCAATGTTCTTATTCTCCACAATAAATATCTAATGAGCTTCGGATATAAATTACCACCATCTATACTACTACGGTACTACCAGTCTACCATGCCACCTTTATGAAGCAAACAGATATCCATGTAATTCTATGATcttaaattacttttatttaGATAAATATAAACTAACACACTGCATAACCAATATATTTCATCTGCAAGGCATACTTTCATAATACAGTAGAAGGTAATACTTAACTAGATGTAACAgctaaaaataaacaaaaacaatactGTGGATCAATAATTGAGAAGGTGTCAACTGTCAGGACTAGCAATATCCACATATATTGCAAATTTGAAGCTAAACACAGGTCTTGATTAGACTTTTACTGTCGAGCGACAAGatttaatataacaaacataaataaatatatctaaCTAGGGGTAGATGAGCAAAATTTATGTACATGTATGTTTCATAAAGCTGCTGCATTGTGTGCTTATTGATATATACCTAATGTCAAATGTAAAGCATCTTCTTAATAGCATCTGACTATTTTCCTCATTGATGGTTAGCGACAAGCTGGAGATATATTATGCATGTTTTTGTTTGATGTATATTTAAACAACTGAAGGTGGCCATATTTTAAGGGGTAACACGACAATCTTTATCATTAATAAGTATACAATCAGGCTCTGGCATCAATTATGTGCTTCTCTCAATTCTATTTTTGACAATATACTGTTTTTTCAGTTTGAACCCGATACTTGGTGCATTGTAAGTAGACACTTAACCATCGCAGCAACACACCTCAGCTGCTGTTCTGTTTTCATCTTCGTTCCCTGCTTTGTGCAGCACCTGGGGTTTTACAGGTTATAGTACAAATGTCCTCTTGGGGATTGCTATCTTTCTAAACTAGGATTTTTTTGCTCAGGCAACAATGTCTACCTAAGCTATACAGGGCATCCTCCTACACTGAAAATGCCCTTTTGAAATCCgaaataaaagaatattgtgaaaaatatattttttatcttatATGAACTTCTAACTATGCCACGAAAAGAATaccttttatcttttttttttatctatatagaatctttatatagaatatatatataatagaaaggtatggatatttatatatagaacaTAAAGGTCTGGTTTCATCTAATTATTCTTTAGAGTATTTAGAGTACAAGGGCATATCTGATCTGGACCTAACATCCAAGTATCACTTTCATGAGTTCAAGACCATCAGACTTTTGTGATTTTGGATAGCCAAATCATATTTTGCTCTGTGTAATGATTTGACTATATAAAAGTTGCATAAATCAGAACGAGTAcctatctatctatataatagTTCATGTGATctattttattatctatttcttttgattttactgatctgtaataatatttattgttcAATATTTGTTCCATTCAACTAATCTTATTCGAATATGTTTGTTTTGCAGTTTGAAATATGTGAATTTGTTGAAATCATACACCAGGTATAGCTACATCTCTTTTGATTTATTCTCTTGATCATTATAATCTATGATTTTTGGagttttcttgatttgattttttagttcattattatcacatatatattgcTTGATGGTTTGTGTAGGAGAAGCATTTTCAAAAAGTCATATGAGTATACAAGCAGAAGCTCAATGAAAAGTACTCCACGTTTTAAGTGAAATGAGCGACGTCAATTTGAGACGGTTAAAAGGTATCTTATTTTCCATATTACATGACTACATGTCACAGTTGATTTTGTATATGCATCTTAAAGTTTTCTGCATTTTTTTGTACACTTTTTAATGGGGCTTTTGGTTTAAATAAGTTTGTATAGATGGTCTGGAACAGTGGTTTGTAATGCAGGTGATATCTTAATGCAATGCAGATGTCTTAAGTCATATGCTAACAAGGTTAAAGTCAATTGTGATACTctcatattcaaattttatccCTTCAGTCGTGTTTAAAGAGATGTTAGAAGTACATAATGCAGAAGCAGAAGTAGTTGATGTTTGGAAAGTATTTAACTGATTTAGATTAAACAACAGCAAGTCGCAAGTAAGGAGGAAGAAGGTTATTAATTCAAGTGTTTGCCTCTTGATAGTTCAGGGAATGAATATGGACGAATAGGCCTATATAATTCTACAACTTTTTGGGACTTATTTCAAGATTCAAAACTTTCTTGgagattatatataatatttgtattaatattGATTCTGTTATATTTGTTAGATGACATAAGAACAGAAAGACAAGGTTTGGTTAGCTCAACTGTTAAGTTCTTATCGAGTAATAGAACGAGATGGTCCTGTCTAGATGGGTTTTGAAGGTAATGTGTCTCAGAAGGTGGTGAAGGGTGATGCTAACCCAGGTCCAAGCCATGTGCCCGACGATGTTTAACTCCGGGGATTATGAGTTTAGTTTTTATCTCAGTTTATCTACGTGTTTTAGGAGTCTAGGTTTTGATCTCagtttttctttctctgttATTGCTCTTTTGCATGGGTTGCATAGCCTTAGTACCTTTTGATGTATACGAATTCCCAGAAATTATCAACAGTTTCAACAAGCAGAAATATCAGGGACGGAGGGAAAGGGGGTATGGGGTGGTCTTGGCCCCCCAAAACCTTTCCCAAGTccttttatataatcaatttatatgattaaaattcataatttgtagTATTTAGTACCCCAAAACTCATGATTTTGTAGTATTCATTATTaaaagagttaattacactttgtaacccctaggtttgctccaaacgcagtttagtacctgaactttaaaacgtggcaatatgcaccctaaatTTAACATttccgtgcaagttgtaacccctagtcactattccgtccaaatctaccgttaactttaactgtttgagcaGTAACTGCGTGTATatcagtttctaacagctatttTACCCACTGTGACCCCTCAcaaattatgtaatatattttgaaattatttctgaacgcacacaacgatgtaaaaaaatttaaaataattttaaaaatatgtatctagaCTTAGAAtcgtaaaatttatttatttttaaataaacgatgtaatttattttaaaattttaaaattttaaaataagtacacatttaaaaaattattttaatttttttacatcgttgtgtgtgttcagaaatatttccaaaatataatacataaactttgaggggtcacaaggggtaaagtagctgttataaactaatatacacacatttacctctcaaacagttaaagttaacggtagatttggacggaatagtgactaggggttacaacttgtaggagaatgttaagtttagggtgcatattgccacattttaaagttcaggtactaaactgcgtttggagcaaacctaggggttacaaagtgtaattaactcttttAATAATGAGAAAACGCCTGCAATGAAACAGCTGAAGAACATCTTAATGGAAAAGGTAACACCGTAAAAAACGTACAATTTTCATAACTCCAaccttcatttttattttattttaaaacaatttcatattttaattgcaGATTTGAACTTGAAAATTAAAGGGTCTCATGTTTAGACAAGTTTACTAGACTCAGAGTTTGGagaataatttttaatgttttattcgGACTTTTGTATTATAACCGTGTTGAAGAAAACATTATCCTATGGGTTTGTACTAATTATCTACTGCTTTCATGCAACGTACTGGCTTTATAATATAAGCTACTCTAATTATAAAGAGAAATTTgtattaataaagaaaaaaaatgctaaattataaaaaagggTTTAGAATTgtaaaaagaagagaaatctataaatttgaaattttagtcgatattattaatgtatattatatgattcatttttacaatcatcaatcaatcaatatacttgtatAAAGGATAAGCGAgacattctatttttctaattttctgaaatttttggatgaaaaatatcaaaaactagaattattttttttagtttcagatatattataagtaagtttcagattctgatttcgttttagattatttatggaatatagtattttcaaagttttaatctgattttgttttgtattatttaattatatgaaagagtagcacacaagtctctccgCACCTATAAATGTCTCCTATAGAACCTATAAATGTTccttataggttgtagggttttggatcatctaaacacaacctcttaTCTCaccggtgatagttctcttgctcgatctCTTGCTCGATCTCTAACTCGGGGGTGTCGTTATTATGcaatgatatatgtttgttggttattcttttataatatttggaggaagatattatttatgcaaAAGTTCGACAATATATGTTTGCTCGGTTCAAGCACCTTTTAAGTGaaagctgtttatacagtattaaaaaaaataaagattgtcgGAAGCAAAGGTTGTTATAAACCGCTATGTGgaagtcgacaaatccaaacacaggGGAAGAATATAGTCCTGACataatattgatggatgatatcgataaattaattattagtgatgtatgtttgttggttattcttttataatctttgttttgttcattggacatgtttgttgttaatttttatatgatttatacaggaaaatattattcatgcattatctgtttgctccgttgaAGTGACTTTTAAGTGAAAactgtttatatagtattaaaaattaaacattgttcaagtaagggtagttatagaccgatatctcacggatttaagttatatgttttgtgcacaatcaatccaaaaaaattggaggaaggtgacaatgtaagaacatgattacttttcaaaaaaaacacaaataaaattaggaTTCgccgtgctttaaattgttaattacgtgtagaaatttattttcattttttcaccatgaattataatctaattttgcaattttatatattagtattggtattacatcaagatttttataatataaaatttattttatcctacaaatattaattttgaattattaatatactttttatagacagccacaaaattattttattctacaaatattaatattaaatcattaataaaatttttataggaCGCCgtaacgcgcggcttctcaattaattataatataataatgttacCTAAAATTTGGAATCACATTAATTATCAATTTTCTTTCGAATAGTTATATCTTAAAAAGACGAGAGTGGCATCGGGTAAGATTGTGTTTTCCAGCATGAAAACTTGagtgttaacggaggaatggtGTAAT is a window from the Daucus carota subsp. sativus chromosome 8, DH1 v3.0, whole genome shotgun sequence genome containing:
- the LOC108199179 gene encoding uncharacterized protein LOC108199179 isoform X2 produces the protein MVQENLINEQFLIDAYKVKKFLEAAKVARSNASYRISDASAVGTLVGDIALWEVDSGKMALRPPLPWDTESLSPELLLAFEEASISVCRVRWNQDGTLFGVAYSKHIIQLYSCPGTGKIVRHKEFEPDTWCIVSRHLTIAATHLSCCSVFIFVPCFVQHLGFYSLKYVNLLKSYTRRSIFKKSYEYTSRSSMKSTPRFK
- the LOC108199179 gene encoding uncharacterized protein LOC108199179 isoform X3 codes for the protein MAQAAVLDIIVIVKKFLEAAKVARSNASYRISDASAVGTLVGDIALWEVDSGKMALRPPLPWDTESLSPELLLAFEEASISVCRVRWNQDGTLFGVAYSKHIIQLYSCPGTGKIVRHKEFEPDTWCIVSRHLTIAATHLSCCSVFIFVPCFVQHLGFYSLKYVNLLKSYTRRSIFKKSYEYTSRSSMKSTPRFK
- the LOC108199179 gene encoding uncharacterized protein LOC108199179 isoform X1; the encoded protein is MDYLDTVLSIDHVFMPIQFKSKILAVYTHTINISYFKLLQNRSMIFVILSVAFLLPLCKGDDMVQENLINEQFLIDAYKVKKFLEAAKVARSNASYRISDASAVGTLVGDIALWEVDSGKMALRPPLPWDTESLSPELLLAFEEASISVCRVRWNQDGTLFGVAYSKHIIQLYSCPGTGKIVRHKEFEPDTWCIVSRHLTIAATHLSCCSVFIFVPCFVQHLGFYSLKYVNLLKSYTRRSIFKKSYEYTSRSSMKSTPRFK